In Triticum urartu cultivar G1812 chromosome 6, Tu2.1, whole genome shotgun sequence, the following proteins share a genomic window:
- the LOC125517294 gene encoding myb family transcription factor IPN2-like isoform X2, translating into MFSSKKATSSSAGAVAVQGGGAPMCVQGDSGLVLTTDPKPRLRWTVELHERFVDAVAQLGGPDKATPKTIMRVMGVKGLTLYHLKSHLQKFRLGKQPHKDFNDHAVKDAAAAMEMHRNAASSSGIMGRNMNDRNVHMNEAIRMQMEVQRRLHEQLEVQKHLQMRIEAQGKYMQSILEKAYQTLATGDVAASPTAGYKSLGSHAGVLDVCSIKDIGPASMGFPSLQDLHLYGGGHLDLQQQQPMESFFACSDGGGIGSLGKKRSNQYAGGKSPMMWGDDDDGDEDDKGDQLLQMAPPMMDDIDSMYEAKPMMTMSGDSAGSRGFDSGMGSKLERPSPRRPHMGAQRMGSSSVIYG; encoded by the exons ATGTTCTCTTCCAAGAAGGCCACTAGCAGCAGCGCTGGCGCGGTGGCGGTGCAGGGGGGCGGGGCGCCCATGTGCGTGCAGGGCGACTCGGGCCTCGTCCTCACCACCGACCCCAAGCCGCGCCTCCGGTGGACGGTGGAGCTCCATGAGCGCTTCGTCGACGCCGTCGCCCAGCTCGGCGGCCCCGACA AGGCGACGCCGAAGACGATCATGAGGGTCATGGGGGTCAAGGGGCTCACTCTCTACCACCTCAAGAGCCACCTTCAG AAATTCAGGCTGGGAAAGCAGCCACACAAGGACTTCAACGATCATGCAGTTAAGGATG CTGCGGCAGCAatggagatgcatagaaacgcgGCCTCTTCTTCAGGCATAATGGGGAGAAACATGAACGA CCGCAACGTGCACATGAACGAGGCCATCAGAATGCAAATGGAGGTTCAAAGGAGGCTGCATGAGCAACTAGAG GTGCAGAAGCACCTCCAAATGAGGATTGAAGCCCAGGGAAAGTACATGCAGTCCATCCTGGAGAAAGCATACCAGACGCTTGCCACCGGCGACGTCGCGGCGAGCCCTACTGCCGGGTACAAATCCCTAGGCAGCCACGCCGGCGTCCTGGACGTGTGCTCCATCAAGGACATTGGCCCGGCTTCCATGGGTTTCCCTTCCCTGCAGGACCTGCACCTCTACGGAGGCGGTCACTTAGAcctgcagcagcagcagccaaTGGAGAGCTTCTTCGCGTGCAGCGATGGCGGCGGCATTGGGTCGTTGGGGAAGAAGAGGTCCAACCAGTACGCCGGAGGCAAGAGCCCTATGATGTGGGgtgacgacgacgacggcgacgaggaTGACAAGGGCGATCAGCTACTCCAGATGGCACCGCCGATGATGGACGACATAGACTCCATGTACGAAGCGAAGCCGATGATGACCATGTCCGGCGACTCCGCTGGTAGCAGAGGATTCGACAGCGGCATGGGGTCGAAGCTCGAGAGGCCGTCCCCCCGGCGGCCGCACATGGGAGCCCAGAGGATGGGCAGCTCGTCGGTGATCTACGGGTAA
- the LOC125517294 gene encoding myb family transcription factor IPN2-like isoform X1, with protein MFSSKKATSSSAGAVAVQGGGAPMCVQGDSGLVLTTDPKPRLRWTVELHERFVDAVAQLGGPDKATPKTIMRVMGVKGLTLYHLKSHLQKFRLGKQPHKDFNDHAVKDAAAAMEMHRNAASSSGIMGRNMNDRNVHMNEAIRMQMEVQRRLHEQLEVINQPRIKVQKHLQMRIEAQGKYMQSILEKAYQTLATGDVAASPTAGYKSLGSHAGVLDVCSIKDIGPASMGFPSLQDLHLYGGGHLDLQQQQPMESFFACSDGGGIGSLGKKRSNQYAGGKSPMMWGDDDDGDEDDKGDQLLQMAPPMMDDIDSMYEAKPMMTMSGDSAGSRGFDSGMGSKLERPSPRRPHMGAQRMGSSSVIYG; from the exons ATGTTCTCTTCCAAGAAGGCCACTAGCAGCAGCGCTGGCGCGGTGGCGGTGCAGGGGGGCGGGGCGCCCATGTGCGTGCAGGGCGACTCGGGCCTCGTCCTCACCACCGACCCCAAGCCGCGCCTCCGGTGGACGGTGGAGCTCCATGAGCGCTTCGTCGACGCCGTCGCCCAGCTCGGCGGCCCCGACA AGGCGACGCCGAAGACGATCATGAGGGTCATGGGGGTCAAGGGGCTCACTCTCTACCACCTCAAGAGCCACCTTCAG AAATTCAGGCTGGGAAAGCAGCCACACAAGGACTTCAACGATCATGCAGTTAAGGATG CTGCGGCAGCAatggagatgcatagaaacgcgGCCTCTTCTTCAGGCATAATGGGGAGAAACATGAACGA CCGCAACGTGCACATGAACGAGGCCATCAGAATGCAAATGGAGGTTCAAAGGAGGCTGCATGAGCAACTAGAGGTGATTAATCAACCAAGAATCAAA GTGCAGAAGCACCTCCAAATGAGGATTGAAGCCCAGGGAAAGTACATGCAGTCCATCCTGGAGAAAGCATACCAGACGCTTGCCACCGGCGACGTCGCGGCGAGCCCTACTGCCGGGTACAAATCCCTAGGCAGCCACGCCGGCGTCCTGGACGTGTGCTCCATCAAGGACATTGGCCCGGCTTCCATGGGTTTCCCTTCCCTGCAGGACCTGCACCTCTACGGAGGCGGTCACTTAGAcctgcagcagcagcagccaaTGGAGAGCTTCTTCGCGTGCAGCGATGGCGGCGGCATTGGGTCGTTGGGGAAGAAGAGGTCCAACCAGTACGCCGGAGGCAAGAGCCCTATGATGTGGGgtgacgacgacgacggcgacgaggaTGACAAGGGCGATCAGCTACTCCAGATGGCACCGCCGATGATGGACGACATAGACTCCATGTACGAAGCGAAGCCGATGATGACCATGTCCGGCGACTCCGCTGGTAGCAGAGGATTCGACAGCGGCATGGGGTCGAAGCTCGAGAGGCCGTCCCCCCGGCGGCCGCACATGGGAGCCCAGAGGATGGGCAGCTCGTCGGTGATCTACGGGTAA